The Saccharothrix violaceirubra genome segment GTACGCGATCACGTCGTTGAGCAGCGCGCTCACCGCGTTGCCCGCGCCGAACACGCCGAACGCCGTCTGCAACGCGATCAGCAGCACGAAGTAGTAGACGGCCTTGACCACGAGGCCGGTCGCGGTGATCGGCGACCGGGCCATCGCGCCGCGCAGCCCGGACCGCTCCACGAGGCGCTCGAACGCGAGCCGGCCGAGCAGGAAGTCCACGCCGCGCGCCAGTGCCTTGGCGATCAGCCAGCCGATGCCCAGCACCAGCAGGAAGCCGAGGAATTTCGGTACGAAGGTGGCGACCATCGCCCACGCTTCGCCAAGCCCTTCGGTGATCTGGGAACCCATGACAACCTCCTCGTCATCGGGCGATCCGTCACCGTGATCATTGGTCCGTCCCCGTCACCCGGCAACCTGAACGCATGGCACGAAAGGGTGACTGGCGTGGCACATCCCGCCGGAACGGTCCAGAGTGGAATCACCGGTGGGGACCGGGGAGAGGGAAACGCCCGACGCGCTGGCGCGTCGGGCGTTTCCGGTTCCCGGGGACGCCACGTCCCCGCCGACGTGCCATCGTGGGCGCATGGTCGACGACCACCCCGCCCCGCTCTCCCCGACGACGTTGCGCGAACTCCAACGCGCCTCCGGCGAACTGGCCACGTCCAGCGTCGCCGAGATGGAGCGCCGCCTGCCCTGGTTCCGCCGCATGCCGGCCGACCAGCGGGCGAGCGTGCTGCTGCTGATCCAGAACGGGGTGGCCGGGTTCGTGTCGTGGCTGCACGACCCGGACCAGGCGATCCGGTTGACCGCCGACGCGTTCCGGTCGGCGCCCAAGGACATCGCCCGCTGGGTGAGCCTGCGCCAGACGGTGGAGCTGGTGCGGATCGCGTTGGAGCTGTTCGAGCGGCAACTGCCGGGGCTGGCGGCCGACGACGCCGAACGCGCCGTGCTCACCGAGGGCGTGCTGCGGTACGGCCGCGAGATCGCGTTCTCGGCGGCGACGTCGTACGCGGCGGCGGCCGAGGCGCGTGGTGCGTGGGACGCCCGGCTGGAGGCGTTGGTCGTGGACGGGATCGTGCGTGGCGACGCCGAGGAGTCGCTGCTGTCCCGGGCGACGGCGTTGGGCTGGGACCCGGCGGAGGAGGCGACCGTGCTGGTCGGCAACCCGCCGTCGGACGACCCGCCGGCCGTGGTGTTCGAGGTGCGCAGCCGGGCGGCCCGGCTGGGTCGGCCGGTGCTGTTGAGCGTGCAGGGGTCACGGCTGGTCGTGGTGCTGGGCGGCGAGACCGCGGACGGGACGGCGCCGGCGCGGATCGCGGAGGCGTTCGGGCCGGGCGCGGTGGTGGCCGGGCCGACCGTGGCCACGCTCGCCGAGGCGCACCGCAGCGCGAGCGACGCGCTGTCCGGGCTGCGCGCGGTCGTGGGCTGGCCGGCGGCGCCGCGTCCGGTGCGGTCGCTCGACCTGCTGCCGGAACGGGCGCTCGCGGGCGACCCGGAAGCCGAGTGGCAGCTGGTGGACCGGGTGGCGCGGCCGTTGGAGGACGCGGGCGGCGCGCTGCTCGACACGGTCGACGGCTTCCTGGAGGTCGGCGGTGTGCTGGAGGCGTGCGCACGGCGACTGTTCGTGCACCCGAACACCGTGCGTTACCGACTTCGTCGCGCCACGGAGCTGACCGGGTTGAACCCCAACGACGCGCGTGACGCGCTGGTGCTGCGCGTGGCACTGTCCGTGGGCAGGCTGGCGCGGGCCCGCGGCCTGTGGTGACGTGTGATCTGGAACGCATGTCCCGTTCAGCACATTTGGGCTGTGGTCGACAACACGCGACGTCGTTCCACGTTCACTTAGGGGTCACTTTTGTAGAAACCCTACAAGCTCAATGGCCCGGATTCGTCACCGACGGCATTCTGTGAACCGGCGGTGAACGTGTTCAGTGAGCGGGTGATCGCGCTGCTCGCCCCAGGACAGGGGTCCCAGACACCCGGCATGCTCGCGCCCTGGCTCGAACTCGAAGGTGCGGAGAAGCGCGTCGCCCAGTGGTCCGAGAGCACCGGCCTCGACCTGCGTCGACTGGGCACCGAGGCCGACGCTGACGAGATCAAGGACACCTCCGTCACGCAGCCGCTCGTCGTCGCGCTGGCCGTGCTGGCCGCCGAGGAACTGCGTCGCCGCGTAGACCTGCCCGCCGACACGGTCGTGGCCGGGCACTCCGTCGGCGAGCTGGCCGCCGCGGCGGTCGCGGGTGTGCTCACGGCGGACGACGCGGTCGCGCTGGCCGCCGTGCGCGGCGCCGAGATGGCCGCCGCGTGCTCGCTCGCACCGACCGGGATGGCCGCCGTGCTCGGCGGCGAGGAGGACGTCGTCCTCGCCCGGCTCGACGAGCTGGGCCTGGTCGGGGCCAACCGCAACGGCGCGGGTCAGATCGTGGCCGCCGGGCCGCTGGACGCGATCGACCTGCTCGTCGAGACGCCGCCGGAGCGGGCGAAGATCCGCAGGCTCCAGGTCGCGGGCGCGTTCCACACCGGGTACATGAGCACGGCGGAGGACGCGGTGCGCACGCGTGCCGCCGACGTTGCCGTGTCCGACCCGGTCTTCCCGCTGCTGTCCAACGCGGACGGCGCCGTCGTCGACTCCGGCGACGAGGTGCTGCGGCGGCTGATCTCCCAGGTGACCCGCCCGGTGCGGTGGGACTCCTGCCAGTCAACCCTCGCCGGTCGCGGCGTGACCGCCGTGGTGGAACTGCCGCCGGCGGGCGCGTTGACCGGCCTGGCCAAGCGCGAGCTGAAGGGCACACCCACGTTGGCACTGAAGACCCCCGACCAGCTCGACCAGGTCGTCGCACTGCTCACCGCCGAGGTGAGCGCCGAGTGAGCGCCTTCTCCCTCCCCGCCGGCCGCGTCGGCACGGGCATCGTCGGCCTGGGCAGCCACCAGCCGGACAACATCGTCAGCAACCACGACCTGGCCAAGGTCATGGACACCTCCGACGAGTGGATCCGCGACCGCGTCGGCATCGTCAACCGCCGGATCGCGGCCAAGGACGAGCGGCTCGTCGACATGGCGGTCGTGGCCGGCGCCAAGGCCGTCGCGGACGCGGGGCTCGCGCCGTCGGACATCGGCGCCGTGATCGTCGCGACCTGCACCATGCCATCGCAGATCCCCAACGCCGCCGCGCAGGTCGCGGACCGGATCGGGGTCAAGGCCGCGCCCGCGTTCGACCTGAACGCCGCGTGCGCGGGCTTCTGCTACGCCCTGGGCACCGCGTCCGACCTGGTCCGTGCGGGCACCGCCGAGCACGTGCTGGTGATCGGCGCGGAGAAGCTGTCGGACTGGGTCGACCAGACCGACCGGTCGACCGCGATCATCTTCGCCGACGGCGCGGGCGCGGCCGTGGTCGGTCCGGTCGCCGAACCGGGCATCGGGCCCGTGGCGTGGGGCAGCGCGGGCGACCTGGTCGACATGATCCACGTGGCCGACCGGAACTCGTGGATCTTCCAGGAGGGCCAGTCGGTCTTCCGGTGGGCCACGACCCAGATCGCGCCGATCGCGGTCAAGGCCGTCGAGTCCGCCGGGCTGACCCTGGCCGACATCGACGTCTTCGTACCGCACCAGGCGAACCTGCGGATCATCGAGTCGATCGCGAAGCGGCTGAAGTCCCTCGGCGCGCGCGACGACCTGAAGGTGGCACGCGACATCGTCGAGTCGGGCAACACGTCCTCGGCCTCGATCCCGCTCGCGCTGGACCACATGCGCGCGGCGGGCGAGATCTCCAGC includes the following:
- a CDS encoding beta-ketoacyl-ACP synthase III, producing the protein MSAFSLPAGRVGTGIVGLGSHQPDNIVSNHDLAKVMDTSDEWIRDRVGIVNRRIAAKDERLVDMAVVAGAKAVADAGLAPSDIGAVIVATCTMPSQIPNAAAQVADRIGVKAAPAFDLNAACAGFCYALGTASDLVRAGTAEHVLVIGAEKLSDWVDQTDRSTAIIFADGAGAAVVGPVAEPGIGPVAWGSAGDLVDMIHVADRNSWIFQEGQSVFRWATTQIAPIAVKAVESAGLTLADIDVFVPHQANLRIIESIAKRLKSLGARDDLKVARDIVESGNTSSASIPLALDHMRAAGEISSGDVALLVGFGAGLSFAGQVVRCP
- a CDS encoding PucR family transcriptional regulator; its protein translation is MVDDHPAPLSPTTLRELQRASGELATSSVAEMERRLPWFRRMPADQRASVLLLIQNGVAGFVSWLHDPDQAIRLTADAFRSAPKDIARWVSLRQTVELVRIALELFERQLPGLAADDAERAVLTEGVLRYGREIAFSAATSYAAAAEARGAWDARLEALVVDGIVRGDAEESLLSRATALGWDPAEEATVLVGNPPSDDPPAVVFEVRSRAARLGRPVLLSVQGSRLVVVLGGETADGTAPARIAEAFGPGAVVAGPTVATLAEAHRSASDALSGLRAVVGWPAAPRPVRSLDLLPERALAGDPEAEWQLVDRVARPLEDAGGALLDTVDGFLEVGGVLEACARRLFVHPNTVRYRLRRATELTGLNPNDARDALVLRVALSVGRLARARGLW
- a CDS encoding ACP S-malonyltransferase; protein product: MFSERVIALLAPGQGSQTPGMLAPWLELEGAEKRVAQWSESTGLDLRRLGTEADADEIKDTSVTQPLVVALAVLAAEELRRRVDLPADTVVAGHSVGELAAAAVAGVLTADDAVALAAVRGAEMAAACSLAPTGMAAVLGGEEDVVLARLDELGLVGANRNGAGQIVAAGPLDAIDLLVETPPERAKIRRLQVAGAFHTGYMSTAEDAVRTRAADVAVSDPVFPLLSNADGAVVDSGDEVLRRLISQVTRPVRWDSCQSTLAGRGVTAVVELPPAGALTGLAKRELKGTPTLALKTPDQLDQVVALLTAEVSAE